DNA sequence from the Salvelinus alpinus chromosome 7, SLU_Salpinus.1, whole genome shotgun sequence genome:
cgtagagcaaaacatgtaggtattcgtaagagtctcacctttccataaGGGAGTCATAATAGTTTTTAGGCCAAaccattcggacgctacagacgtttgtgatagccgattttcgggatgtctcatagtctgaaacacagctgtagctctgccacttttCACCACAGATGTGTTGTATTGAGCCCATGCAAAAAATATATCTTTAGCTTAAAACAGAGATTTGTATGGGGATGTTTTTATGCTAATTTGATTTCCGCAAGGCCGCGTAAAATGACTTGAGGGTTAATCACGATTGCTGCTGACAGACATGATAGTCTACATTGATTGATAGACCACGtcaaattggctagctagctaataacagatcacaTCTCTTAACAAGCCTACTTTCAGGGGATAAACAAGATGGCAAGCAAATCGAACAATATTTGGATATAGCCATCTATAGTGGTGATGACAGTAGTCCGACTGACAACTTTACCAGGACGAGGACTTGCCGATGTCAAGCTCTTTTCAACAGCCTAATCTGATGAAGCAACTAAATTAATTAGCTGGCTACATGCCAATGGATAGGCTATCCTCACATATCTGAAATTACACAATCAATTCATGTTTACTGATCATAAAAAGCACCGATGTGCTAGCTAAATGTGGAAGAATCAGAAATGTGTAGTCTGACTATGCTCTTCGAGAGGTGACTATATTAAAGCCAAATAGTTGGCTAGGTAGCTATAACATTTATTTaaacaatcccttgaaaacgaCGCATAATTGTCAAAGATTTTAGCGGAGCTGGGGGTCTCCTTGCCCCCCAGCAGCCAGATCGAATGCTCTGCACTGTATTGTAACGTTTTATTGATAATGACCTATTGCTTATACCTATCCAACCCTTTCAGATCTAAATTAAGTGCCTATGTTGTATGGGCTAAGGATGGATTTGTAATTGTGCATCAGTGGTACCTGCTGGACAGAAGCGCTGCTCGGGCCCATCGTAAATGGCCAGGTTGTTGGCCACAGGGATGCTGTCGTCCTTCAGGGTGAGGTGGGGGGGCTGGTCCCCCTCGTGGTTGGTACCGCTCAGAGCCACAGAAGAGAGCAGGTCGAAGCTCAGCTTGCCATCAGGCTTGGGGTACTCGATGGGCGTGCACTCCTTAGCCGGTTTCAGTTGGGCTGAGTCCAAGCCTAGGGTAAAAGAGTTGGGAGTTATCAAACCTCAGTTGGTTGCAGGCCAGATAAAACATTGGTTTGTTCCTTAAAGCAATTCTCAGCATGAGTGCATGATTTTGATGTGCATATAGCAAAAGAGTTGTTGCCTTGTCCAATAACAATTAGGCTAAAACAGAAACAGACCATCTTTCCTGATGAATACGTCATACAAATCATCAATATGCTGCACCTGCATGTTTCAGTGTCCATGGCTCCTTCCCTCTAAGTATCCAGTAGAAGACACCAGTGTAGACCATGCCCCCGTAAAGTCCAAAGTAGTTGTGGAACGATGGCCTGATGTTCCTCACTGCGTACAGCTCTTTCCAGATCCAAGACTTCTTCAAATTTTCCTCATACTCTGGTATGTGAAGTCCTGGAGGACAAATGACCAGAAAATAAGTATTCGGATGACAGTAAAATGTTAGAGATGATCTTGCACCCACAAATTAAAATTGCTCATTTACTTAGtgtttttttaataaaataaaattccaGTAATTTACATACAAAAAtgacacactggagagaagcaaTTAACATATCCGCCTCCCACCCTCCCAATTAGCATTAGCGATAAATGTCTCAACAAATTACACTCTTTAATAGTGTATTCATTGCATATTTTATAGTGTAGAAATGTGCCTTTGGCTTcacagagttgtgtgtgtgtgagggagcaTTTAAATTAAAGGAAAAGGTTTTGGTCTGGTTTAACCTACCTGCCGTTTCAGATGCTGGGTCTTCGGCTGTGACTTTGGGGAAGATGGCCTCTGCGGCCAGCATGCCGCTCTTCATGGCCGTGTGGGTGCCTTTGATCTTTGGTACATTCATGAAGCCCGGACTGCATCCGATAAGCATCCCCCCAGGGAATGTCACTTTAGGGAGGCACTGGATGGAGGAAGACAGGTAAAGATTCTAATCTTGACTGTAATGGTAAAATGCTTTCATGGAATAAGAACCAGTGGAAAACCTGACCTAAGATTCACGTATTTCCCATTTTTGATACCGAGACACACATTAACGTTACGAAAATGTGGCGCAGGACAGCATATTTATTTACCCGACCTGATTAGGGTTTCCATCCATGGTGCTCAGAATGAGAGAAATCCCATTTAGATTATAAAAAGAACATGCAAGTCGAGGATGCAACAATGTGTGGTCCTTCTTACCGAATTCAGATGTGCattttgaagatgttagaataactCTCCGtgtacttttcctcagccaacaagatgagtaacgaacagcaaaatccctagcctatgtcaatctactatcccccatagtagaaaagtttACCTATTGTATTGGTCAGCTTTTCGAGAAAGAAACAGCCTATTCCAAACAGACGCTGGAacagttgtgggacgatagatcTCAAATTCATGCAACCAGTGGGCCTAGGCTACATACAAATAAACCTTAAaaagcaatgagtctgatgcaacagatctgaatgtttagcttaaaatgttgataaactgttCATTTCTTTACATAAAACGTAGCGACGCGCACAAGGCAGTAAGGCAACGCGCGAATGTTTGTTCCATAATGAAATTCATTGGAAAACACCATTGTGAAAGTGCACCACATATGCAAGCGGTTTCATGTGACAAAGATGAAAATATCTGTTTGAAGTGTTGAAAGAGGGGAGCTCTAatatgggttgctaatatgactaggattttgcctttggctactggacaatgagAGAAAGTTAATATAAAAGAATTGCCTCCACGGATATGGTCTGATTTTGGATAGGCTAccttgaagcaaggtaagacatgcctcataatatgtagtaaaacgttcaggtttcaaacaattaagtatatgttttcaaaatgcatactgcctccagctcattgcaaagtggtgtgtgacgagCCGAGGAAGCCTGCCTTCCGTTGTCTATGTATTTGCTGTTTGAGATGCTGTAGCAGCTGCTCTCGCACTGTCTGACAGATTTTACGCTCAAAGGCTCTGTATCTATAtgcatgtgataaataagatGCATAAATACTGTACATGCGCTCATTTAATTATGCATTTAACCTATAGGAcgataagcatgaccagtcaaatgtatttccatcaatAGGTTAAAAAGCATTATTCCGCAATATGATTTTTCTTCTTCTCCAGGGCAATTTGCCGGCGCCAATTTTATTTATCACCGAAAAGCTGGCTATTATCGGCTAACAGAAACCTTGgcacagaaccacacacacacatacctttgagtagtacattaaaaaaaatatacacacaCCTGATAGCCTCCCTCGTTGAGCGCCCTGGCTCCGTAGGCAATTCTGTTACCTCCCTCCAGGGTCTTGGCAACGAAGGGATGGTGCTTCCAGCGCTGGAACTCTCTGAAGGGGCTGAGGTAGGGGTTGGTGTAGTCAAGACCAACCTGGAAGTGGGGAAATACACAGCATTACGATTTTGATACAATCGGTCATTGACCTCAATGTATGATCTTCATAAAAGTTTGAGTTATCACATATCTCAAGTCGTCCCTTTAGGCCCAAGCTGGCCTAATGAAGCTTCACAAGATAAGTTGACAAGCATCCCCTTAAAAAGCCAATTGGATAAAGAGAAGGGTAGAAGTATAGTGCATTGTCATACACTGACCTCAGTTTTACAAATGTTATTTAATTTAGTGTTTAAACCGTTTCCAAGTGTTAGCATGGCTGGTAGTTTGGCAGTTGACATCAATGGCAAGGAGCCAAAATGGCTGCCATAACCGGGACTCACCACAAAGCCCAAGGCCACCAGTGGCTCGCCCTCGTTCAGGTGGTAGAGGAAGGAGCCGCCATACGTGTTCCTGTTTAACGGCCAGCCCACCGAATGCTCCACTCTGCCCGGCCTCCACTTCTTCTCATCAATCAGCCACAGCTGGTTAGACAGAAAAACAACATTCATGTAAGTCGTTGTGcataaagcatctgctaaatgacaaaaatttaATGAATATGACATTCTGATTTGGTTACATTATGATATCTGTATTGTATGACTGATTAAAAACAGATTATTTGTTTATTCGTTCCAAATACAGTTGCTTTGGGATTTTACCTCTTTCAGGCCAATGGCGTAGGTCTGTGGTTCACAGTTCTCCCTGAGGTTGAACTGCCTGTAGAGCTGCTTGGCCAAGTGGCCGTGGCAGCCCTCTCCGAACAGGGTCACTTTAGCATGGAGCTCCATCCCCCTCTCAAACACATCCTGCAGAGGCAAATTGAGAGAAAGTTTATTCTGATATACCAGGGATGAGGCTATTTGTCGCTTTCATAAAACAAATTATATTCTATTCAGTGCTGATTCTTCCTCGTTTTTATAAAATTCAGTTTTTACAGTCAAACTCTATACTGTACAAAATGACCATACATAGGAGAAAAGTTATTTTCCTTGGACAAAGTACACATGTTTAAGACTTTCCATACAGTGATGAGTCCATTTTATTGACATAAATCTGCATAAGTTTACCTTTGGCGAACCATCCTTAGCGATGCCCACATCATTGGTGGCAATTCCTTTCACACTTCCATCTTCATGAAACAAAACCTTAAAAACAAAATCTGAAATTTAAAACACTTTTGAAAGTAGAATGACACCTCAAGCAAACACGATCAATGAAAGCCAGTCACGATACGTCAACAACACATCAGTGAAATCGATCTCAGGCATGAAAAGGGTGCTGGCTCAAAATATCAGTCTATATCTGGTCAAAGGCATACAATTATGTAAATGTTTACTGAGAAAAAGCTGACGTTCCAGGAAAGATCAATGTAGCTTGTCAATGGTAATTATCACGCCAATATTAGTAAGATGGCCTGTGTTTTCTGAAATTGTCATGAATGGTGGGCGGTGCTCACCTCAGCAGCAGCGTAGCCAGGGTATATCTCCACTCCCAGCTCCTCAGCCTGCTCTCCCAACCAATGTACAAAGTGACCCAGCCGCACAATGTAGTTCCCATGGTTGTTCATGGGCAGACCTGTGgggggggaaaaaaataaaaaaataaaatagaatgAAAAACAAAGACTGCACAGTCAAGGCTAATACCATAATAGCGTTATGTTTAGGACAGAGCTTACAGGTGACAAGCTAGAGTTGTCATTTGAAAAGATGTCCTGTAAAACATGCATGTGACTTTACCTGGCAACATTGGGACAGGGATTCTATATTTCTCGGTTAGAATACTAAATAAATCCTCGGTCACTGGTGTGCTCAAGGGTGCCTAAGAGAAGAGTACACAAATAACAGAACACTTTATTTTTTGCCTAGGTGTTGCTTGCAAGATGTTCCCTTGGGTAGTATCATAGTGTTGTCTAGGACTGTGATGTACTCTCAACATTATGTCTGTGATAGTTACGTCTGCAGTTAGgtatggcggcaggtagcctagcggttaagagcgttgagccagtaactgaaaggctgccgtttcgaatccctgagcagacaaatctgtcgatgtgccctcgagcaaggcacttaacattaatgacttacaggagcaattagggttaagagcatctgctaaattacttaaatgtaatgtctgagactaaaaaaaataaaacaaagaatATGCCAGGTCCATATCCTGTGTGTATCTGCGAATTATGCTGCATATTTCCCCTCACAACCTTTCCATAGACTGGCAACCTTTAGACTGGCAACCTTTCTTAGACTGACGTGCTCAATACTTAAATAATAGAGAGCAGAGTTGTGAACCATTTCATTTGAAATCTCTCTCAGTGGAAAGAAACTCCTGCAGAGTGAACTCAGTGTGAAGATGCCCCTTTCCTCTGAATGACATTTGAACATTTTCAACGGACCTGCTGAAGCAGCCCTCAGATGGGAGTGCATTTCATTTATAAATCTATCCCTCTCTCAGTAGAACGAGATAGGGCACATCTCCACAGGAGTGTAATTCAATTCATGAATGTGTATGGCCCACTGACTCCAACTCTGCTATAACTAAACAGAATAATGTAAAGAAAATCCAAATATTAGCACATAGATCAAAGTTTTTGCAGAAATGTTCAAATTTGCCCTGGGTGCATGTCACC
Encoded proteins:
- the LOC139581114 gene encoding electron transfer flavoprotein-ubiquinone oxidoreductase, mitochondrial-like, translated to MFPASRYSVQAQRCIRALKTVQAEHAPPQHYTWRRNCSSAVMPRITSHYTIFPRDKDPRWEGVEMERFADEADVVIVGGGPAGLSAAIRLKQLAKEQEKELRVCLVEKASQIGAHTLSGACLEPSALNELFPDWKERGAPLSTPVTEDLFSILTEKYRIPVPMLPGLPMNNHGNYIVRLGHFVHWLGEQAEELGVEIYPGYAAAEVLFHEDGSVKGIATNDVGIAKDGSPKDVFERGMELHAKVTLFGEGCHGHLAKQLYRQFNLRENCEPQTYAIGLKELWLIDEKKWRPGRVEHSVGWPLNRNTYGGSFLYHLNEGEPLVALGFVVGLDYTNPYLSPFREFQRWKHHPFVAKTLEGGNRIAYGARALNEGGYQCLPKVTFPGGMLIGCSPGFMNVPKIKGTHTAMKSGMLAAEAIFPKVTAEDPASETAGLHIPEYEENLKKSWIWKELYAVRNIRPSFHNYFGLYGGMVYTGVFYWILRGKEPWTLKHAGLDSAQLKPAKECTPIEYPKPDGKLSFDLLSSVALSGTNHEGDQPPHLTLKDDSIPVANNLAIYDGPEQRFCPAGVYEYVPLETGEGMRLQINAQNCVHCKTCDIKDPSQNINWVVPEGSGGPAYNGL